tcctCTTGTGTGGCATTATGTATAAAACATTAGGAACCAAGATAGAGTTGGTAGATTGATGACTTATTGGTTATTGCCTTCAATTTCCACAATGTACGTACTGTGAAGTTTTAAGCCACAATTTTTCCCTTGGAAAAGTTTATAACATTATTTGCTAACGTAGAATTCCAAAATTGCCGACAAGCTTCCACATTGACGAAGACTTAGGACCGTTTGAtcataaattttaccaaaataaacttgaattttatttggcaaacatataTTTGGTCATAGATGTTGTCTATattttggccaaatcccaaaATCAGCTCAATAGTTGGTTTTGGgtcaaaatatcactattatattttttaaaaattctcccaaatttttgtattttataaaagaattcaccatttattattttgtaacgatgttgtttcgtcttctcggtcatctgatagtgtgtcatgtagttcattataaaaatgataattttgtatcaaatttatttatgttcaggactatggtttgcgataatataatgaatgttattgataatggtactgttgagtatttgtgatagtttttagaacttgtgggtataagtcatgtttcatgtttttctaaaccaaacttcaccaaaaatagatatccaaacacattttcatcttcaaaccaaacttcacccaaatcaaatttttcagaataaatttgagaatttatgGTTAAACGCTAGTTTAGAGTACGTTGCAACTATTGCATTTACTCCAAAACCTAAAGTTTTCAGCATACTGCCCAAACTCGTCTCTATAAATAGCTAGCAGACCAAGTCTGTCTTTGCAGTACAACACTAAACCTTAAAAAACCTTGGTACCTATTTTCATTCAAAATGAAAATGGGCATTTTCAAATCCATGTTCATTTTCCCTTTTTTTCTCATTGCTCATTTCCTCCTCTTCACTAACTCTGATGCAGCCATATTTGACGTTCGAAACAATTGTCCTTACACAGTTTGGGCTGCCTCTGTGCCAGTGGGTGGTGGTCGCCAGCTCGATTCTGGTCAAACCTGGACAATCGACGTGCCAGCTGGCACGAAAGGAGCCCGTATTTGGGCCCGAACTGGTTGCAATTTTGATGGTTCGGGCCACGGTAAGTGTGAGACTGGAGATTGCAATGGTCTTCTCCAGTGTCATGCTTTTGGAGTACCCCCAAACTCTTTAGCTGAATATGCCTTAAACCAATTTAATAATCTTGATTTTTTCGACATCTCTCTCGTCGATGGATTCAACGTACCGATGGACTTTAGCCCTACCTCCAATGGGTGCACCCGGGGTATTAGGTGCACTGCTGATATTAATGGACAATGTCCGAACGAATTACGAGCTTCTGGTGGCCATGGGTGTAATAATCCTTGTACCGTTTTCAAGACTGATAATTATTGTTGTAATTCTGGTAATTGTGGCCCAACTGAATTTTCGAAATACTTTAAGGATAAGTGTCCTGATGCCTATAGTTACCCTAAGGATGATCAAACTAGCACTTTTACTTGTCCTACAGGAACCAATTATAGAGTGGTTTTCTGCCCATAAATGCCACAAAGCATAGATATTTTGCTTTAAGTGGCCAGTATGAAAATTTTCGTACTAAGTGTACTAAATAAGAAGTGATCTTGTTAAACTATTGTATGTAGTAATCAATGTTGATAATAAATTTAtcttgtgtctagttttcaaattAACTTTTACAATAAAACTAATAATCCTCATATATAAATGAGTTTAATTAATTTAACATACTGAATTTCAAATTTAGTACTAATTTTGTTGTCGGTTTAGTTTATATTTACTATGAATTTATTCAATATGATCAGACCGATTTCTCAACTCAACAAGATCCCAAAGCTAACTATTTGTGTATTTGGATTTAATTTAAGAGCAATTAGTATTGAagaattgtaacgacccaaccagtcgttttgactgttagaaccccgttcccctaaataagatttttcgtatgtgcttttactaatttatgacttgcggggacggttggttcgagatttggaagtgttcgggttgaaatcggaacacttggttccttagtttggctttaaaaggccaagtttgactttagtcagtattttgagaaaacgaccccggaatcgggatttaacggttccaataggttcgtatgacgattttggatttgtgcgtatgttcgaatcgggttttggacaatccgacagcgtttcggcgcttaatagtgaaaattaactatttaaaggtttaaggttctttaaatttgatttggagtagattttggagtaattgaaatccgtttggaattccgagtcagGGAATAGTGCCGTATgataatttaagacttgcacacaaaatttggtatcatttcaaatagtttaagtatgttttagcgcgttcagagtaagtttgaaaaatttgaaaattctaagttgaatcaatttggtttgaggtatgattcttagttttgatgttgttttatatgTTCAGagggtttgagcgagtccgttttatgatttcaaactcgtTGATATGTTCGGGCGGGGACCCTGGAGCCCCGGGTGTTAACCATACGAGGCTCGGATCAAGTTTGGATTTGGAAAGGACtgctgaagctcccagcttctggtgtaaccgcacctgcgcatgggcagccgcaggtgcgaacttGCAGAAGCGAGCCTCTGACCGCAGGTGAGAGCGAAGCCAGCTAAGGGgaaagccgcatctgcgagggcATTTCCACAGATGCGAAGCCGCAGAAGTTGAAGGGCTATTTGGCAGAACCCTTAAAGAACGGGAAAGCAGCCATTTTTCCCATTTCTCTccatttttgggagattttggagctttttgagagaggatttcaactagcaacttgaaggtaagttagttctacacactttgagttaaatacatagattatgggtagattataaccggtaaatcttagaaatcaaaggtttagatgaaaaacctagatttaaaaaaaaaaaaaagattttaaccacgaaaatggttatggaattggatggaaattgtatatttgagttcttgagattatgggtaacgatttccttcaaaaaatttcggaatccgggcacgtgggcccgaggtaaattttagaaattttaccattttgggtcgggtaatttatttaatagtctaattttaaattattgagcacgtattatttattttatataacttttggatagtttcagatttttcggcatcgaattgaggtttttACGCGATATTTTTatcgggaagtggactttgagacaaggtaagtctcttgtctaaccttgtaagagggaatttaccccatatgtgatttgaattaataattgttattaattgttgggactacgtacgcacgaggcgacgagagttcgtgcgtagatactaattatgctatgtccgggtagtttaggactcaaatcatgaaatacttgtgacAGATTGCATCctctatttaattaaaatattggaattatattgtgaattgttagaggaaatagtaaaagaacgAAATTTCTTATACTTGAATCtttgtgtaaattatttaattattaatagaaattgtacatccttatgtgttagcttTATAACAACTTCTCATaataaaatgtcctcctttcttgtggagcgggccgcacgcttcggcagtatagatgcatctatggatcatgtcgcACGTCCATCgccagtgtacacgacactctggatcagaccgaacgacctcggcagacatcgtgactaataataataattacatgataccttgatatttcattgcagcttgtgaagctaattgataaatcgaaaattattggaattgaaagaattaattatttctgccggttaaagaaaattattgttattcctataaatcatgttgatttaaatatttatgttctaatattattgacccttagtgagtgtcaaagtcgacctctcgtcactacttcttcgagattaggcttgatacttactgggtacacgttgtttacgtactcatgctacacttcctgtatatttttgtgtaggtacatatatgtctagcagccttatgggcgcagaggtgtggttaaatgcggggacttaggtgagctgcattctatattatgatccacaaccagcagagtctcctttagagttatttatatttttcctgtctaatttgtatttcggacagatgctatatcttattttactccctagtaaatgttcatgtacttgtgacaccggattttgggagtggttatgggcTGTTTAGTTTTTTTGTTGCGAAAATATTTATCAATTACTCTGTAAgttctatcttttactatttaattggaGGAAATTTcgattcaaaaatactaaaatgagtaattaagttaattaattatggttggcttgcctgacagcggtgttaggcgccatcataacctttaatggattttgggtcgtgacaagaattaTAATACAAGTATAGAACATATCTCTAATAGTACATACAGTTTTCTAGTGTATGTATGTCATACTTAGATTTTTAAGATTTATCTGCCTAATCCTCTTTTATTAGAAATTGTATTTATAATATACTTTAACGTAATTTAGGTTGTTTATATTAGAGCATAATTAAAAGTTTGAAGATGGATGGAGGATAAATTTCCTTCAAAAAGAGCTCAACGTACCTACTATTATCTGCCAAAATTGTTCATGCTACATTCAGATACTTAATAAAATAGTAGTAAACTTAAATCGTTAAATGGTAGGGTGGAACTAGGGGTGTTCGTGGTTCGGTTTGGCTCGATGTTCGCTTA
The DNA window shown above is from Nicotiana tomentosiformis chromosome 8, ASM39032v3, whole genome shotgun sequence and carries:
- the LOC104102904 gene encoding protein P21-like; protein product: MKMGIFKSMFIFPFFLIAHFLLFTNSDAAIFDVRNNCPYTVWAASVPVGGGRQLDSGQTWTIDVPAGTKGARIWARTGCNFDGSGHGKCETGDCNGLLQCHAFGVPPNSLAEYALNQFNNLDFFDISLVDGFNVPMDFSPTSNGCTRGIRCTADINGQCPNELRASGGHGCNNPCTVFKTDNYCCNSGNCGPTEFSKYFKDKCPDAYSYPKDDQTSTFTCPTGTNYRVVFCP